One genomic window of Salvia miltiorrhiza cultivar Shanhuang (shh) chromosome 4, IMPLAD_Smil_shh, whole genome shotgun sequence includes the following:
- the LOC131019891 gene encoding cytochrome b561 and DOMON domain-containing protein At2g04850 produces MMMSLLLLQILVSMNPMGVSSSHCITATSSRTFDRCMTLPTQQASIAWTYEPHNATLDLAFFGSFISPSGWVGWGINPTSPEMTGTRALIAFPDPNSGQLVLLPYILDPTVKFQKSPLLSRPLDLHVLSSSATLYGGRMATIHSGATIQIYATLKLSPNKTKLHFTWNRGLYVQGYSPTIHPTAVNDLSSTTTIDILSGATAKPHSNLRTLKIIHGAINAISWGFLLPLGAVSARYLRHIQAVGPAWFYAHAGVQIAAVFLGTVGFSMGVRLGELSPGRVYGLHRKLGFAAFCLGWLQTLALLFRPKTTHKFRKYWKSYHHFVGYACIVLGVVNCFQGFEVMGESGSYAKLGYCLCLATLIGVCIALEVNSWVIFCRKAKEEKIKREGLFGNVISDKTSGSSRG; encoded by the exons atgatgatgagtCTGTTGTTGTTGCAAATTTTGGTATCCATGAATCCAATGGGAGTATCCTCATCCCACTGCATCACGGCGACCTCATCTAGAACCTTCGATCGTTGCATGACGCTCCCGACCCAGCAAGCATCGATAGCGTGGACGTATGAGCCCCACAACGCGACCCTCGACCTAGCCTTCTTCGGGAGCTTCATCTCCCCCTCGGGGTGGGTCGGGTGGGGGATCAACCCGACCTCCCCGGAGATGACGGGGACGCGGGCCCTCATCGCGTTCCCGGATCCCAACTCGGGCCAGCTCGTCCTCCTCCCCTACATCCTCGACCCCACCGTCAAATTCCAAAAAAGCCCCCTCCTCTCCCGCCCCCTCGACCTCCACGTCCTCTCCTCCTCGGCCACCCTCTACGGCGGCCGCATGGCCACCATCCACAGCGGCGCCACCATCCAAATCTACGCAACCCTAAAGCTCTCACCAAACAAAACCAAGCTCCACTTCACATGGAACCGCGGGCTCTACGTGCAAGGCTACTCCCCAACGATCCACCCCACCGCCGTGAACGAcctctcctccaccaccaccatcgaCATCTTATCCGGCGCCACCGCGAAGCCCCACAGCAACCTCAGAACGCTCAAGATCATCCACGGCGCAATCAATGCAATCTCGTGGGGGTTCCTCCTCCCCCTCGGGGCCGTCTCGGCGCGCTACCTCCGGCACATCCAGGCGGTGGGGCCCGCGTGGTTCTACGCTCACGCGGGCGTCCAGATCGCCGCCGTGTTCCTGGGCACGGTGGGGTTCTCCATGGGCGTGCGGCTGGGCGAGCTCTCGCCGGGGAGGGTGTACGGCCTCCACCGCAAGCTGGGCTTCGCCGCCTTCTGCCTCGGGTGGCTGCAGACTCTGGCGCTTCTGTTCAGGCCGAAGACGACGCATAAGTTCCGGAAATATTGGAAATCCTACCACCATTTTGTGGG GTATGCATGTATTGTGTTGGGCGTGGTGAACTGTTTTCAAGGATTTGAGGTGATGGGGGAGAGCGGGTCTTACGCGAAATTGGGCTACTGTTTGTGTTTGGCAACGTTGATCGGAGTTTGCATTGCGTTGGAGGTGAACTCGTGGGTGATTTTCTGCAGGAAGGCTAAGGAGGAGAAGATCAAGAGAGAGGGATTGTTTGGGAATGTTATTTCTGATAAAACCAGCGGCTCCAGCCGCGGCTGA
- the LOC131019892 gene encoding plant UBX domain-containing protein 10-like isoform X1, which produces MSSSSMREMEAACNGLVRRMVSLPRNILGGFSRAMNQGIDRMWIGGGRRNHPNLPPPPPLLQEEWAFLSTFEQQHGPTHPFFYACRLMDALKIAKDEHKLMFMYIHSPDHPFTPNFCRETLCSELVVQFVDANFVSWGGISSRGEGLHMATTLKVSSFPFCAIVAPAPGDNLAVLQQMEGPVSPAELVEILQGTLEEQGLAFGSGARPNLEEKRRADRRLKEEQDAAYLAALTMDQERQRERERPSAQDRLPKSVIKQPNKASETSSGKKGEVTQILIRFPNGERREHSFLSTDKIEAIYRYIDSLGLAAAGNYRLISNFPRKVYGVDEMSMTLKDAALKPKASLFLEML; this is translated from the exons ATGTCATCATCATCCATGAGGGAGATGGAGGCAGCGTGCAACGGGCTGGTTCGTAGAATGGTGAGCCTCCCTAGGAACATTCTAGGAGGCTTCTCAAGAGCCATGAACCAAGGCATTGACAGAATGTGGattggaggaggaagaagaaaccACCCAAACttgccacccccaccccccttGCTTCAAGAGGAGTGGGCTTTCCTGTCCACCTTCGAGCAGCAGCACGGCCCCACGCACCCCTTCTTCTACGCGTGCCGTCTCATGGATGCGCTCAAGATAGCTAAAGATGAGCACAAGTTGATGTTCATGTACATCCACTCACCAGACCATCCATTCACACCCAACTTCTGCAGGGAGACGCTCTGCTCCGAGCTCGTCGTGCAGTTTGTTGATGCCAATTTTGTTAGCTGGGGTGGGATTTCCAGCAGGGGAGAAGGCCTGCATATGGCCACAACTTTGAAGGTCTCTAGCTTCCCATTCTGTGCCATTGTTGCCCCTGCCCCTGGTGACAATCTAGCTGTGCTGCAACAG ATGGAAGGCCCAGTTTCACCAGCTGAGTTAGTAGAGATCTTGCAGGGGACACTGGAAGAGCAAGGGCTGGCATTTGGGAGCGGAGCAAGGCCTAATCTTGAAGAAAAGAGGCGAGCAGACCGCCGTTTGAAGGAAGAACAAGATGCTGCTTATTTAGCAGCTCTCACCATGGATCAG GAGAgacagagagaaagagaaagaccAAGTGCACAAGATAGACTCCCAAAATCTGTCATCAAACAGCCTAACAAAGCTTCAGAAACTTCTTCAGGCAAAAAGGGTGAAGTAACTCAA ATTCTGATTCGTTTCCCCAATGGGGAGAGGAGAGAACACAGCTTCTTGTCCACGGACAAGATTGAAGCCATTTACAGATACATTGATTCATTAGGCCTAGCTGCAGCTGGGAATTATAGGCTGATATCCAACTTTCCTAGAAAAGTGTATGGTGTTGATGAAATGAGCATGACTCTCAAAGATGCAGCCCTCAAGCCAAAAGCAAGCCTCTTCTTGGAGATGCTTTGA
- the LOC131019892 gene encoding plant UBX domain-containing protein 10-like isoform X2: MSSSSMREMEAACNGLVRRMVSLPRNILGGFSRAMNQGIDRMWIGGGRRNHPNLPPPPPLLQEEWAFLSTFEQQHGPTHPFFYACRLMDALKIAKDEHKLMFMYIHSPDHPFTPNFCRETLCSELVVQFVDANFVSWGGISSRGEGLHMATTLKVSSFPFCAIVAPAPGDNLAVLQQMEGPVSPAELVEILQGTLEEQGLAFGSGARPNLEEKRRADRRLKEEQDAAYLAALTMDQRERERPSAQDRLPKSVIKQPNKASETSSGKKGEVTQILIRFPNGERREHSFLSTDKIEAIYRYIDSLGLAAAGNYRLISNFPRKVYGVDEMSMTLKDAALKPKASLFLEML; this comes from the exons ATGTCATCATCATCCATGAGGGAGATGGAGGCAGCGTGCAACGGGCTGGTTCGTAGAATGGTGAGCCTCCCTAGGAACATTCTAGGAGGCTTCTCAAGAGCCATGAACCAAGGCATTGACAGAATGTGGattggaggaggaagaagaaaccACCCAAACttgccacccccaccccccttGCTTCAAGAGGAGTGGGCTTTCCTGTCCACCTTCGAGCAGCAGCACGGCCCCACGCACCCCTTCTTCTACGCGTGCCGTCTCATGGATGCGCTCAAGATAGCTAAAGATGAGCACAAGTTGATGTTCATGTACATCCACTCACCAGACCATCCATTCACACCCAACTTCTGCAGGGAGACGCTCTGCTCCGAGCTCGTCGTGCAGTTTGTTGATGCCAATTTTGTTAGCTGGGGTGGGATTTCCAGCAGGGGAGAAGGCCTGCATATGGCCACAACTTTGAAGGTCTCTAGCTTCCCATTCTGTGCCATTGTTGCCCCTGCCCCTGGTGACAATCTAGCTGTGCTGCAACAG ATGGAAGGCCCAGTTTCACCAGCTGAGTTAGTAGAGATCTTGCAGGGGACACTGGAAGAGCAAGGGCTGGCATTTGGGAGCGGAGCAAGGCCTAATCTTGAAGAAAAGAGGCGAGCAGACCGCCGTTTGAAGGAAGAACAAGATGCTGCTTATTTAGCAGCTCTCACCATGGATCAG agagaaagagaaagaccAAGTGCACAAGATAGACTCCCAAAATCTGTCATCAAACAGCCTAACAAAGCTTCAGAAACTTCTTCAGGCAAAAAGGGTGAAGTAACTCAA ATTCTGATTCGTTTCCCCAATGGGGAGAGGAGAGAACACAGCTTCTTGTCCACGGACAAGATTGAAGCCATTTACAGATACATTGATTCATTAGGCCTAGCTGCAGCTGGGAATTATAGGCTGATATCCAACTTTCCTAGAAAAGTGTATGGTGTTGATGAAATGAGCATGACTCTCAAAGATGCAGCCCTCAAGCCAAAAGCAAGCCTCTTCTTGGAGATGCTTTGA
- the LOC131019892 gene encoding plant UBX domain-containing protein 10-like isoform X4, which produces MSSSSMREMEAACNGLVRRMVSLPRNILGGFSRAMNQGIDRMWIGGGRRNHPNLPPPPPLLQEEWAFLSTFEQQHGPTHPFFYACRLMDALKIAKDEHKLMFMYIHSPDHPFTPNFCRETLCSELVVQFVDANFVSWGGISSRGEGLHMATTLKVSSFPFCAIVAPAPGDNLAVLQQMEGPVSPAELVEILQGTLEEQGLAFGSGARPNLEEKRRADRRLKEEQDAAYLAALTMDQRERERPSAQDRLPKSVIKQPNKASETSSGKKDSDSFPQWGEERTQLLVHGQD; this is translated from the exons ATGTCATCATCATCCATGAGGGAGATGGAGGCAGCGTGCAACGGGCTGGTTCGTAGAATGGTGAGCCTCCCTAGGAACATTCTAGGAGGCTTCTCAAGAGCCATGAACCAAGGCATTGACAGAATGTGGattggaggaggaagaagaaaccACCCAAACttgccacccccaccccccttGCTTCAAGAGGAGTGGGCTTTCCTGTCCACCTTCGAGCAGCAGCACGGCCCCACGCACCCCTTCTTCTACGCGTGCCGTCTCATGGATGCGCTCAAGATAGCTAAAGATGAGCACAAGTTGATGTTCATGTACATCCACTCACCAGACCATCCATTCACACCCAACTTCTGCAGGGAGACGCTCTGCTCCGAGCTCGTCGTGCAGTTTGTTGATGCCAATTTTGTTAGCTGGGGTGGGATTTCCAGCAGGGGAGAAGGCCTGCATATGGCCACAACTTTGAAGGTCTCTAGCTTCCCATTCTGTGCCATTGTTGCCCCTGCCCCTGGTGACAATCTAGCTGTGCTGCAACAG ATGGAAGGCCCAGTTTCACCAGCTGAGTTAGTAGAGATCTTGCAGGGGACACTGGAAGAGCAAGGGCTGGCATTTGGGAGCGGAGCAAGGCCTAATCTTGAAGAAAAGAGGCGAGCAGACCGCCGTTTGAAGGAAGAACAAGATGCTGCTTATTTAGCAGCTCTCACCATGGATCAG agagaaagagaaagaccAAGTGCACAAGATAGACTCCCAAAATCTGTCATCAAACAGCCTAACAAAGCTTCAGAAACTTCTTCAGGCAAAAAGG ATTCTGATTCGTTTCCCCAATGGGGAGAGGAGAGAACACAGCTTCTTGTCCACGGACAAGATTGA
- the LOC131019892 gene encoding plant UBX domain-containing protein 10-like isoform X3 produces the protein MSSSSMREMEAACNGLVRRMVSLPRNILGGFSRAMNQGIDRMWIGGGRRNHPNLPPPPPLLQEEWAFLSTFEQQHGPTHPFFYACRLMDALKIAKDEHKLMFMYIHSPDHPFTPNFCRETLCSELVVQFVDANFVSWGGISSRGEGLHMATTLKVSSFPFCAIVAPAPGDNLAVLQQMEGPVSPAELVEILQGTLEEQGLAFGSGARPNLEEKRRADRRLKEEQDAAYLAALTMDQERQRERERPSAQDRLPKSVIKQPNKASETSSGKKDSDSFPQWGEERTQLLVHGQD, from the exons ATGTCATCATCATCCATGAGGGAGATGGAGGCAGCGTGCAACGGGCTGGTTCGTAGAATGGTGAGCCTCCCTAGGAACATTCTAGGAGGCTTCTCAAGAGCCATGAACCAAGGCATTGACAGAATGTGGattggaggaggaagaagaaaccACCCAAACttgccacccccaccccccttGCTTCAAGAGGAGTGGGCTTTCCTGTCCACCTTCGAGCAGCAGCACGGCCCCACGCACCCCTTCTTCTACGCGTGCCGTCTCATGGATGCGCTCAAGATAGCTAAAGATGAGCACAAGTTGATGTTCATGTACATCCACTCACCAGACCATCCATTCACACCCAACTTCTGCAGGGAGACGCTCTGCTCCGAGCTCGTCGTGCAGTTTGTTGATGCCAATTTTGTTAGCTGGGGTGGGATTTCCAGCAGGGGAGAAGGCCTGCATATGGCCACAACTTTGAAGGTCTCTAGCTTCCCATTCTGTGCCATTGTTGCCCCTGCCCCTGGTGACAATCTAGCTGTGCTGCAACAG ATGGAAGGCCCAGTTTCACCAGCTGAGTTAGTAGAGATCTTGCAGGGGACACTGGAAGAGCAAGGGCTGGCATTTGGGAGCGGAGCAAGGCCTAATCTTGAAGAAAAGAGGCGAGCAGACCGCCGTTTGAAGGAAGAACAAGATGCTGCTTATTTAGCAGCTCTCACCATGGATCAG GAGAgacagagagaaagagaaagaccAAGTGCACAAGATAGACTCCCAAAATCTGTCATCAAACAGCCTAACAAAGCTTCAGAAACTTCTTCAGGCAAAAAGG ATTCTGATTCGTTTCCCCAATGGGGAGAGGAGAGAACACAGCTTCTTGTCCACGGACAAGATTGA
- the LOC131023280 gene encoding uncharacterized protein LOC131023280: MANIAKLEFIALDISGKNYMSWTLDADIHLISRGLGETIKEGNKASDQDRAKALIFLRHHLHDDLKTEYLTVKDPQELWMNLKDRFDHQKTVVLPKARYEWMHLRLQDFKSVSAYNSELFRIVSKLKLCGEKISDTDMLEKTFSTFHASNVLLQQQYRERGFKKYSELIACLLVAEQNNELLLKNHALRPTGSAALPEANATFNHDNGRGRGNQRGRGRGRGRGYGRGRGRGKPHDATFSNKKHKASNEHNSYKKEGECQRCGMTGHWARTCRTAKHLADLYQDSIKGKGKKESNNVDFDGPIDTTHLDVSDFFDDPKGDNIDQLIGGGVLEDNNMDTV, encoded by the coding sequence ATGGCAAACATAGCCAAACTTGAGTTCATCGCCCTTGACATCTCGGGCAAGAATTACATGTCATGGACTCTTGATGCTGATATTCACCTGATCTCAAGGGGTCTAGGAGAAACTATCAAAGAAGGAAACAAAGCGTCCGACCAGGATCGCGCTAAGGCACTAATATTCCTTCGTCATCACCTTCATGATGACCTTAAGACAGAGTATCTGACTGTCAAAGATCCACAAGAATTGTGGATGAACCTCAAAGACAGGTTTGATCATCAAAAGACTGTCGTCCTTCCTAAAGCTCGTTACGAGTGGATGCATCTAAGACTGCAAGACTTTAAGTCTGTGAGTGCTTATAATTCTGAATTATTTAGAATTGTTTCTAAATTGAAACTTTGTGGAGAAAAAATTAGTGATACTGATATGCTTGAGAAAACATTCTCCACTTTTCATGCTTCTAATGTGCTGTTACAGCAACAATATAGAGAGCGGGGTTTCAAAAAGTATTCAGAATTAATAGCTTGTTTGTTGGTTGCCGAGCAAAATAATGAATTGCTCTTGAAAAATCACGCACTCCGCCCCACCGGTTCCGCTGCATTGCCTGAAGCCAATGCAACTTTCAACCATGATAATGGACGTGGTCGTGGGAACCAACGTGGACGTGGGCGTGGACGTGGACGTGGATATGGTCGTGGTCGTGGACGTGGTAAACCACATGATGCAACCTTTAGCAACAAAAAGCATAAAGCATCCAACGAGCACAATTCATACAAAAAGGAAGGTGAATGCCAAAGGTGTGGTATGACAGGACATTGGGCACGTACTTGCCGAACAGCAAAACACCTTGCAGATCTATATCAAGATTCAATCAAGGGAAAAGGCAAGAAGGAGTCCAATAATGTTGACTTTGACGGTCCAATTGATACTACTCATTTAGATGTCTCCGACTTCTTTGATGACCCAAAAGGAGATAATATAGATCAATTGATCGGTGGTGGTGTGCTTGAAGATAATAATATGGACACTGTTTAg
- the LOC131019894 gene encoding phosphatidylinositol/phosphatidylcholine transfer protein SFH5 isoform X4, translating to MSHSLRLRPSLAHNFTPVSTRHHKPSTKAFKLSIRSCSAAPENASKLVAEVKTKLENQHSNLPVGKYGRDDEEMILWFLKDRKFSVEETVSKLTKAISWRKDFRVSELSEESVKRVAETGKAYLHNYLDVHGRPVLIVEGSKHFPGLDAFYCYYPRRLGQVLFVDAPFIFKPFWQLVKPLLKSYASLVRFCSAKEVKEEYFAADTIPASFK from the exons ATGTCGCACAGTTTGAGATTGCGGCCTTCTTTGGCTCACAATTTCACGCCCGTTTCTACTCGTCACCACAAACCCTCCACGAAGGCTTTCAAGCTCAGCATCCGCAGTTGCTCCGCGGCCCCTGAAAATGCTAGTAAA CTTGTGGCAGAAGTCAAAACAAAGCTTGAGAATCAACACAGCAATCTGCCAGTGGGCAAATATGGAAGAGATGATGAAGAAATGATTCTTTGGTTCCTGAAAGATCGAAAGTTTTCTGTTGAAGAGACCGTTTCCAAATTGACTAAAGCAATT AGTTGGCGTAAGGATTTTCGTGTATCCGAATTGTCGGAAGAATCAGTTAAACGTGTCGCAGAAACTGGAAAAGCTTATCTCCACAACTATCTCGATGTACACGGCAGACCAGTGTTGATAGTGGAAGGATCCAAGCATTTTCCAGGG CTTGATGCATTCTACTGCTACTATCCAAGGCGACTGGGTCAAGTCCTCTTCGTAGATGCTCCTTTCATATTCAAGCCATTTTGGCAGCTAGTTAAGCCCTTGCTCAAATCATATGCCTCTCTT GTGAGATTTTGCTCGGCGAAGGAGGTTAAAGAAGAGTACTTCGCGGCAGACACCATCCCAGCCAGCTTCAAGTAG
- the LOC131019894 gene encoding CRAL-TRIO domain-containing protein C3H8.02 isoform X1, with the protein MSHSLRLRPSLAHNFTPVSTRHHKPSTKAFKLSIRSCSAAPENASKLVAEVKTKLENQHSNLPVGKYGRDDEEMILWFLKDRKFSVEETVSKLTKAISWRKDFRVSELSEESVKRVAETGKAYLHNYLDVHGRPVLIVEGSKHFPGEFKPQEDESLCVFLIEKALSILPEGKQEMLVVINLRGFQTQNADVKFFTFVLDAFYCYYPRRLGQVLFVDAPFIFKPFWQLVKPLLKSYASLVRFCSAKEVKEEYFAADTIPASFK; encoded by the exons ATGTCGCACAGTTTGAGATTGCGGCCTTCTTTGGCTCACAATTTCACGCCCGTTTCTACTCGTCACCACAAACCCTCCACGAAGGCTTTCAAGCTCAGCATCCGCAGTTGCTCCGCGGCCCCTGAAAATGCTAGTAAA CTTGTGGCAGAAGTCAAAACAAAGCTTGAGAATCAACACAGCAATCTGCCAGTGGGCAAATATGGAAGAGATGATGAAGAAATGATTCTTTGGTTCCTGAAAGATCGAAAGTTTTCTGTTGAAGAGACCGTTTCCAAATTGACTAAAGCAATT AGTTGGCGTAAGGATTTTCGTGTATCCGAATTGTCGGAAGAATCAGTTAAACGTGTCGCAGAAACTGGAAAAGCTTATCTCCACAACTATCTCGATGTACACGGCAGACCAGTGTTGATAGTGGAAGGATCCAAGCATTTTCCAGGG GAGTTCAAACCTCAGGAAGACGAGAGTCTGTGTGTTTTCTTGATCGAAAAAGCACTAAGCATACTCCCCGAGGGAAAGCAGGAAATGCTTGTTGTAATCAATCTCCGTGGGTTCCAGACACAAAATGCTGACGTTAAATTCTTTACATTTGTG CTTGATGCATTCTACTGCTACTATCCAAGGCGACTGGGTCAAGTCCTCTTCGTAGATGCTCCTTTCATATTCAAGCCATTTTGGCAGCTAGTTAAGCCCTTGCTCAAATCATATGCCTCTCTT GTGAGATTTTGCTCGGCGAAGGAGGTTAAAGAAGAGTACTTCGCGGCAGACACCATCCCAGCCAGCTTCAAGTAG
- the LOC131019894 gene encoding CRAL-TRIO domain-containing protein C3H8.02 isoform X3, translated as MLLVAEVKTKLENQHSNLPVGKYGRDDEEMILWFLKDRKFSVEETVSKLTKAISWRKDFRVSELSEESVKRVAETGKAYLHNYLDVHGRPVLIVEGSKHFPGEFKPQEDESLCVFLIEKALSILPEGKQEMLVVINLRGFQTQNADVKFFTFVLDAFYCYYPRRLGQVLFVDAPFIFKPFWQLVKPLLKSYASLVRFCSAKEVKEEYFAADTIPASFK; from the exons ATGCTA CTTGTGGCAGAAGTCAAAACAAAGCTTGAGAATCAACACAGCAATCTGCCAGTGGGCAAATATGGAAGAGATGATGAAGAAATGATTCTTTGGTTCCTGAAAGATCGAAAGTTTTCTGTTGAAGAGACCGTTTCCAAATTGACTAAAGCAATT AGTTGGCGTAAGGATTTTCGTGTATCCGAATTGTCGGAAGAATCAGTTAAACGTGTCGCAGAAACTGGAAAAGCTTATCTCCACAACTATCTCGATGTACACGGCAGACCAGTGTTGATAGTGGAAGGATCCAAGCATTTTCCAGGG GAGTTCAAACCTCAGGAAGACGAGAGTCTGTGTGTTTTCTTGATCGAAAAAGCACTAAGCATACTCCCCGAGGGAAAGCAGGAAATGCTTGTTGTAATCAATCTCCGTGGGTTCCAGACACAAAATGCTGACGTTAAATTCTTTACATTTGTG CTTGATGCATTCTACTGCTACTATCCAAGGCGACTGGGTCAAGTCCTCTTCGTAGATGCTCCTTTCATATTCAAGCCATTTTGGCAGCTAGTTAAGCCCTTGCTCAAATCATATGCCTCTCTT GTGAGATTTTGCTCGGCGAAGGAGGTTAAAGAAGAGTACTTCGCGGCAGACACCATCCCAGCCAGCTTCAAGTAG
- the LOC131019894 gene encoding CRAL-TRIO domain-containing protein C3H8.02 isoform X2 has translation MLQLVAEVKTKLENQHSNLPVGKYGRDDEEMILWFLKDRKFSVEETVSKLTKAISWRKDFRVSELSEESVKRVAETGKAYLHNYLDVHGRPVLIVEGSKHFPGEFKPQEDESLCVFLIEKALSILPEGKQEMLVVINLRGFQTQNADVKFFTFVLDAFYCYYPRRLGQVLFVDAPFIFKPFWQLVKPLLKSYASLVRFCSAKEVKEEYFAADTIPASFK, from the exons ATGTTGCAGCTTGTGGCAGAAGTCAAAACAAAGCTTGAGAATCAACACAGCAATCTGCCAGTGGGCAAATATGGAAGAGATGATGAAGAAATGATTCTTTGGTTCCTGAAAGATCGAAAGTTTTCTGTTGAAGAGACCGTTTCCAAATTGACTAAAGCAATT AGTTGGCGTAAGGATTTTCGTGTATCCGAATTGTCGGAAGAATCAGTTAAACGTGTCGCAGAAACTGGAAAAGCTTATCTCCACAACTATCTCGATGTACACGGCAGACCAGTGTTGATAGTGGAAGGATCCAAGCATTTTCCAGGG GAGTTCAAACCTCAGGAAGACGAGAGTCTGTGTGTTTTCTTGATCGAAAAAGCACTAAGCATACTCCCCGAGGGAAAGCAGGAAATGCTTGTTGTAATCAATCTCCGTGGGTTCCAGACACAAAATGCTGACGTTAAATTCTTTACATTTGTG CTTGATGCATTCTACTGCTACTATCCAAGGCGACTGGGTCAAGTCCTCTTCGTAGATGCTCCTTTCATATTCAAGCCATTTTGGCAGCTAGTTAAGCCCTTGCTCAAATCATATGCCTCTCTT GTGAGATTTTGCTCGGCGAAGGAGGTTAAAGAAGAGTACTTCGCGGCAGACACCATCCCAGCCAGCTTCAAGTAG